A single Bosea sp. PAMC 26642 DNA region contains:
- a CDS encoding TRAP transporter substrate-binding protein — MDRRALISTAGLAAAAATAMASPAIAQSQPTIRWRLQSSFPKSLDAIYGAGEVFARAVAELTDGRFQIQVFAAGEIIPPLQVLDSVSISTVEACHTSSFFFVGKNEAFTFGTAVPYGLNTRQQNAWMYQGGGIELMNNLYRKSNVYGLPCGNTGAQMGGWFRKEINTPDDLKGLKFRIAGLAGQVMLKLGVVPQQIAGGDIYPALERGTIDGAEWIGPYDDEKLGFAKVAPYYYYPAFWEGGAMIHLFVNLDRWNELPPSYKAAIRAASAEANHYMVARYDAQNPAALKRLVAGGAQLKAFSREILDAGHTATQQVLDEIASRNPDFNAIYEPWKAFRDDARLWFRVAEYGFDYYTLSRTGR; from the coding sequence ATGGACCGTCGTGCGCTCATCTCGACTGCTGGGCTGGCCGCCGCCGCGGCAACCGCCATGGCGTCGCCCGCCATAGCGCAGTCGCAGCCTACGATCCGCTGGCGCCTGCAATCGAGCTTTCCGAAATCGCTCGATGCGATCTACGGCGCCGGCGAGGTGTTTGCGAGAGCGGTCGCCGAACTGACCGATGGTCGCTTCCAGATCCAGGTCTTTGCCGCGGGAGAGATCATCCCGCCGCTTCAAGTTCTTGATAGCGTTTCGATCAGTACGGTCGAGGCCTGCCATACGAGCTCGTTCTTTTTTGTCGGGAAGAACGAGGCCTTCACCTTCGGCACCGCCGTTCCTTACGGACTGAACACCCGGCAGCAAAACGCCTGGATGTACCAGGGCGGCGGCATAGAGCTGATGAACAACCTCTATCGCAAGAGTAACGTCTACGGATTGCCATGCGGCAACACCGGCGCCCAGATGGGCGGCTGGTTTCGCAAGGAAATCAACACCCCCGACGACCTCAAGGGGCTGAAATTCCGCATCGCCGGACTGGCCGGTCAGGTCATGTTGAAGCTCGGTGTGGTGCCGCAGCAAATTGCAGGCGGCGACATCTATCCGGCCTTGGAACGAGGAACGATCGACGGCGCCGAATGGATCGGCCCCTATGACGACGAGAAGCTCGGCTTTGCGAAGGTCGCGCCATATTATTACTACCCGGCCTTCTGGGAAGGCGGGGCCATGATCCACCTGTTCGTCAATCTCGATCGCTGGAACGAACTGCCCCCGTCCTACAAGGCAGCTATTCGTGCGGCCAGCGCCGAGGCAAACCACTATATGGTCGCTCGCTACGACGCGCAAAATCCGGCCGCCCTGAAACGGCTCGTCGCCGGAGGCGCTCAGTTAAAGGCCTTCTCCCGCGAAATCCTCGATGCCGGTCATACCGCGACACAACAAGTCCTCGACGAGATCGCGTCGCGAAACCCTGATTTCAATGCGATCTACGAACCGTGGAAAGCGTTTCGAGACGATGCTCGTCTCTGGTTCAGGGTCGCGGAATACGGGTTCGACTATTATACGCTGAGCCGCACCGGGCGATGA
- a CDS encoding DMT family transporter: MELLGLLSAVLSSALGGTAVVTTRFLAPVLDPITMGAVRFAGGFVVLAIVAWALRERLPSRSEWPGVIALGGLFFALFPVLFNASLIYTTSARGALALSTLPLLTMAAGAIFGIERATRRKIAGVLIAMIGLSAALASNLANAPEGAWRGDMLMIAAAVCMALYNVWSRPFIARCGALSFAACGMMVGAIVLSTISIVSGRAGDVFLLDRQAMIAAGYLALVCGALIFFLWAFALGKTSPTLVAISVAVNPVTAAIFGVIVLGEKVESSLIFGLSLIILGISIASYRQNSEFPTPASSVQK, from the coding sequence ATGGAGCTGCTCGGCCTGTTGTCGGCCGTACTATCGAGCGCGCTGGGGGGGACGGCCGTCGTCACAACCCGGTTTCTGGCGCCGGTACTCGACCCGATCACGATGGGTGCGGTTCGGTTTGCCGGAGGGTTTGTGGTCCTGGCAATCGTCGCGTGGGCACTGCGAGAGCGGCTGCCGTCACGATCGGAGTGGCCGGGCGTCATCGCGTTGGGAGGGCTGTTCTTCGCGCTTTTTCCCGTGCTGTTCAATGCTTCGCTGATCTACACGACGTCCGCGCGGGGAGCGCTCGCATTGTCGACCCTCCCACTTCTGACGATGGCCGCAGGGGCAATTTTTGGGATCGAGCGAGCCACGCGACGCAAGATTGCCGGCGTTCTCATCGCTATGATCGGGCTGTCGGCCGCACTGGCATCAAACCTTGCCAACGCCCCGGAAGGAGCATGGCGCGGTGACATGCTGATGATAGCCGCCGCTGTCTGCATGGCGCTCTATAATGTCTGGTCGCGACCCTTCATCGCGCGATGTGGCGCCCTGTCATTCGCAGCCTGCGGCATGATGGTGGGAGCAATCGTCCTTAGCACGATTTCCATCGTTTCTGGCCGCGCGGGAGATGTGTTTCTGCTCGATCGACAAGCGATGATCGCGGCTGGCTACCTCGCTCTGGTCTGCGGGGCCTTGATATTCTTTCTGTGGGCATTTGCTCTCGGAAAGACGTCGCCAACTCTTGTCGCCATTTCTGTTGCCGTTAATCCAGTCACAGCCGCGATCTTTGGCGTGATCGTTCTCGGTGAAAAGGTCGAGAGCAGTCTAATATTCGGCCTTTCGCTTATAATCCTAGGCATATCGATTGCGTCGTACCGTCAGAATTCCGAATTTCCAACACCAGCTTCCAGTGTACAAAAATAG
- a CDS encoding PCC domain-containing protein produces the protein MSAPVARHYRLALQPGLSLFEALVMPLKLAGVRSAFMTILAGSFKRLKYCVAPPDPERRSIVAYSQPREAGESYLLFGNATLGLGMDGKPLIHCHGAIQTESGAVCGGHIIPESAVVGAFPIPALATAFDTFVLQQALDTETNMLLLRPTTEKTHDQ, from the coding sequence ATGAGCGCGCCTGTAGCCCGGCACTACCGGCTCGCGCTGCAGCCTGGGCTGAGCTTGTTTGAAGCGTTGGTCATGCCGCTGAAATTGGCCGGCGTTCGCAGTGCGTTCATGACAATCCTGGCTGGATCATTCAAACGCCTGAAGTACTGCGTTGCGCCGCCTGACCCCGAGCGCCGCTCCATCGTCGCCTATTCGCAACCGCGCGAGGCGGGCGAATCCTACCTCCTGTTCGGTAACGCTACGCTGGGCCTCGGCATGGATGGCAAGCCTTTAATCCACTGCCACGGCGCCATTCAGACTGAGTCAGGGGCGGTTTGCGGCGGTCACATCATTCCGGAAAGCGCGGTCGTTGGCGCATTCCCCATACCCGCGCTGGCGACCGCGTTCGACACCTTCGTACTGCAGCAAGCCTTGGATACCGAGACGAACATGCTCCTTCTACGGCCAACAACGGAGAAGACTCATGATCAGTGA
- a CDS encoding PPC domain-containing DNA-binding protein → MISDTVIEAGTMGRVAYARVAPNEDLMLGIQKLCLEVGFRNAFVRGALGSLVDASLCAQNGMNMHVSGPAVEVVSFAGEVRSRPNGTLAAELSGVVADPDGRVYGGAFVAGGNPVCVTFEVILEEWLPHAPRKVSK, encoded by the coding sequence ATGATCAGTGATACCGTTATCGAAGCTGGCACAATGGGCCGCGTGGCGTACGCCCGGGTCGCGCCAAACGAAGACCTCATGTTGGGCATCCAAAAGCTGTGCCTGGAGGTGGGATTTCGCAACGCGTTCGTTCGAGGTGCTCTTGGCAGCCTCGTCGATGCATCACTATGTGCGCAAAATGGTATGAATATGCATGTCAGCGGACCGGCAGTTGAAGTGGTCAGCTTCGCGGGTGAAGTACGCTCTCGACCCAATGGTACGCTCGCAGCGGAGCTGTCGGGCGTCGTGGCCGACCCTGATGGCAGGGTATACGGCGGCGCATTCGTTGCCGGAGGAAATCCTGTTTGCGTTACATTTGAGGTGATATTGGAGGAGTGGCTGCCACATGCTCCTCGAAAAGTATCAAAATAG
- a CDS encoding formylglycine-generating enzyme family protein, giving the protein MLSYSKAGLASVASLLLLTMSVEAEGSQGSDRISIGNFAIDRFEVSIGQFRAFAAGRALQTAAEREGGGYEFAAGWTRRKGWTYAAPSGQPGSDHEPAVHISWTEARAYCEHAGGRLPTFAEWRLAAYTETRTSPTDDFITGRTYAYPVGDSPAGMNNSRQRHVAIGTTKRGVNGLHEMGANVWEWLADRRGDEALTAGGSWWYGAENTRAEGAQWKSASFFALYVGFRCAYDV; this is encoded by the coding sequence ATGCTCTCATACTCCAAAGCAGGCCTGGCGTCGGTCGCATCCTTACTGCTCCTTACAATGTCGGTCGAAGCTGAAGGGTCTCAGGGCAGCGATCGCATTTCCATCGGCAATTTTGCCATCGACAGGTTCGAAGTTAGCATCGGCCAGTTCCGGGCCTTCGCTGCTGGGCGTGCTTTGCAGACAGCGGCCGAGCGTGAGGGCGGCGGATATGAGTTCGCAGCGGGCTGGACGAGGCGCAAGGGCTGGACCTACGCCGCGCCCTCGGGTCAGCCGGGTTCGGACCATGAACCGGCAGTGCACATCTCCTGGACGGAGGCTCGCGCCTATTGCGAACACGCCGGCGGCCGTCTGCCCACATTCGCGGAATGGCGGCTTGCAGCTTACACTGAGACCCGCACGAGCCCGACCGACGATTTCATAACCGGGAGAACTTACGCCTATCCGGTAGGCGACAGCCCCGCGGGGATGAACAATTCTCGTCAACGGCATGTCGCAATCGGAACCACCAAACGCGGCGTCAACGGCCTTCACGAGATGGGGGCGAATGTCTGGGAATGGCTTGCTGACCGGCGCGGCGATGAAGCGCTGACCGCCGGGGGCTCATGGTGGTACGGCGCAGAGAATACTCGCGCCGAGGGTGCACAATGGAAGAGCGCCTCCTTCTTCGCACTCTACGTCGGTTTTCGCTGTGCGTATGATGTCTGA
- a CDS encoding aldo/keto reductase, with product MSDKPRIIALGTDRRTLLGAVGLAGAAAATGAALSGVQTAQAQVNAPSDGRPMVTRTIGRTSETLSALGLGTFLTFDLLPGAIRDHLRDITKTYIAAGVGVVDTSPLYGTGEVSVGGFLSAMGVTDRLFISNKIWSTGDFLADESHAQRSLDQSLLRLWRAKLDLMFCHSLVNVDVALPIMRAWKKEGRIRFVGASHHENTYHPILTDLLERNQLDFVQVNYSIFNRGAEERLLKAAADKGSGVFINMALEKGRLHKIVGNQPLPDFAKEFGAATWAQFFIKWVMSNPAVTTVLTGTSNPAHAIENVATLRGPLPDQAMRQRMVRHMEGMSGFNSVASLPWYPDKQSQYQGVIRRSQAQLRQRLS from the coding sequence GTGAGCGATAAACCCCGAATCATTGCCCTCGGAACCGACCGTAGAACGCTTCTTGGCGCGGTTGGTTTAGCTGGCGCTGCTGCGGCGACGGGCGCGGCGCTGAGCGGAGTGCAGACAGCGCAGGCGCAGGTCAATGCGCCGTCCGACGGTCGCCCTATGGTCACACGGACCATCGGGCGCACGAGCGAGACATTGAGTGCCCTCGGTCTCGGCACGTTCCTGACCTTCGACCTTCTGCCAGGCGCGATCCGGGACCACCTGCGCGATATCACGAAGACCTACATCGCCGCCGGGGTTGGCGTCGTTGACACTTCGCCGCTTTATGGGACCGGCGAAGTCTCGGTCGGAGGCTTTTTGAGCGCGATGGGGGTGACGGACCGACTCTTCATCAGCAACAAAATCTGGTCAACCGGCGATTTCCTGGCTGACGAGAGCCATGCGCAAAGGAGCCTCGATCAATCGCTTTTGCGCCTCTGGCGGGCCAAGCTGGACCTGATGTTCTGCCACAGCCTAGTCAACGTCGATGTGGCGTTGCCCATTATGAGGGCTTGGAAGAAAGAGGGTCGCATCCGCTTCGTCGGCGCGTCGCATCACGAAAATACCTATCATCCGATCCTGACCGACCTTCTCGAACGCAACCAGCTCGATTTCGTGCAGGTCAACTATTCGATTTTCAATCGAGGCGCGGAGGAGCGCCTGCTGAAGGCGGCGGCCGACAAGGGATCGGGCGTCTTCATCAACATGGCGCTTGAAAAGGGTCGTCTGCACAAGATCGTCGGCAACCAGCCGTTGCCGGATTTTGCCAAGGAATTCGGCGCTGCCACATGGGCGCAGTTCTTCATCAAATGGGTCATGTCGAATCCCGCCGTAACGACGGTGCTGACCGGAACGTCCAATCCGGCTCACGCCATCGAGAACGTTGCGACCTTGCGCGGACCGTTGCCCGACCAGGCGATGCGCCAGCGCATGGTGCGACATATGGAAGGAATGTCCGGCTTCAACTCCGTCGCCTCGCTGCCATGGTACCCGGACAAGCAGAGCCAGTATCAAGGCGTAATTCGACGTTCTCAGGCACAATTGCGCCAGCGCTTGAGCTAA
- a CDS encoding helix-turn-helix domain-containing protein — translation MTCAQTDPPSLGKLSSRPDGWRRSSWRAGSFETAYRPRTAHVIGEIASSRHLIMATLRGGARRHTFTNADGQRHDGPDLTGSVSFLPAGCTRQLELHDVEWRWAAIALDATREGPMDAIGRVPSLAVNEEHFIFSLLQEMDRIDAMSGGLEPIYSETMAGALTLYIANRFDRLRAEDRSYALPPFKLRRIKDFVDANLGSKLSMSELATLCGLSERHFQRSFKVTTGVTPLSYVVKQRIERARLLLASTDVSIVSIGATVGFANPGHFARAFGDATGMTPSIYRKMSSAQ, via the coding sequence ATGACGTGCGCTCAGACCGATCCACCGTCGCTTGGCAAGCTGTCGTCCCGACCGGACGGCTGGCGGCGGTCGTCTTGGCGCGCCGGGTCATTCGAGACGGCCTATCGGCCCCGCACGGCGCACGTCATTGGTGAAATCGCATCCAGCCGCCACCTGATCATGGCGACGCTCAGGGGCGGCGCGCGACGGCACACGTTCACCAATGCCGACGGCCAGCGTCATGACGGTCCGGATCTCACCGGATCGGTGTCATTCCTGCCGGCAGGTTGTACCCGCCAGCTTGAGTTGCACGACGTCGAGTGGCGTTGGGCGGCCATCGCCCTCGATGCGACCCGCGAAGGTCCTATGGATGCGATCGGCCGCGTGCCATCGCTCGCCGTGAACGAAGAGCACTTCATCTTTAGTCTGCTTCAAGAGATGGATCGGATCGACGCCATGTCTGGCGGCTTGGAGCCCATTTACTCTGAGACCATGGCCGGCGCCTTGACGTTGTATATCGCAAACCGGTTCGATCGGCTTCGGGCGGAAGATCGCAGCTACGCTTTGCCGCCTTTCAAACTCCGGCGCATTAAGGATTTCGTTGATGCCAACCTCGGCTCGAAGTTGTCTATGTCGGAACTGGCGACCCTGTGCGGTCTGTCGGAACGCCACTTTCAAAGGTCGTTCAAGGTGACCACCGGCGTCACGCCGCTGAGCTACGTGGTCAAACAGCGAATAGAACGCGCACGGCTCCTTTTGGCGTCCACGGACGTTTCGATTGTGTCGATCGGTGCGACTGTCGGTTTTGCCAATCCTGGGCATTTTGCGCGTGCTTTCGGCGATGCTACCGGAATGACACCATCGATTTATCGCAAGATGTCGAGCGCGCAATAG
- a CDS encoding ABC transporter substrate-binding protein codes for MNRYSSIGLVTAVLAAAQPVSGSAQEVVLRVAGDGGVSTLDAHRASSTADKTVVGWIYNGLVRFKPGSADPKDIEPDLAERWEQSPDGKTWTFYLRKGVAFQGKWGTLSADDVVYSLQRSADPKRSTFSSDFAAIDKVEKLDDMTVRVALKYSDVNFLGRVSAYHGGNIVSRKAAEELGEKFAMQPVGTGPFVFIEQVTQQYVKLSANPTYFRGKPKIDTIMLRAIPSDSARELAFASGEIDLMYAKREQRWVDAARRRPGLNVEIFRPGEYRLLHINQSVPPLDDIRVRRAIGAAINVDDLVRYVGKDVGPKGCSVVPPGYLGEDCTVRYGFDLAKSKALLAEAGHKEGITIKAIVSNISAQQPIMEIIQAQLAKAGIKLDMQVVDHATYQSQTRKDLSGLVFYGAARFPIADTYLSEFFHSRATVGTPTAATNFSHCKVADSEIERARTAPDAEGQKALWKEAQRKIMDDVCAIPLFELRQVWARSDRLDLGYDLQGSMNLAPPITEAATLKAR; via the coding sequence ATGAACAGATATTCTTCCATAGGGCTCGTCACTGCGGTTCTTGCCGCCGCTCAGCCGGTCTCGGGCTCGGCCCAAGAGGTGGTTTTGCGCGTCGCGGGCGATGGCGGCGTTTCGACGTTGGATGCGCATCGCGCTAGCTCAACCGCCGACAAGACCGTGGTCGGATGGATCTACAATGGCCTGGTCCGGTTCAAGCCGGGCAGTGCTGATCCCAAGGATATTGAGCCGGATCTGGCCGAGCGTTGGGAGCAGTCGCCCGATGGCAAGACCTGGACCTTTTACCTGCGCAAAGGCGTCGCCTTCCAGGGGAAATGGGGGACGCTGAGTGCCGACGACGTGGTCTATTCGCTGCAGCGTTCCGCCGACCCGAAACGCTCGACATTCTCGTCGGATTTCGCGGCGATCGACAAGGTCGAGAAGCTCGACGACATGACCGTGCGGGTCGCACTGAAATATTCCGATGTCAATTTTCTCGGCCGCGTTTCGGCCTATCATGGCGGCAACATCGTCAGCCGCAAGGCAGCCGAGGAACTGGGCGAGAAGTTCGCGATGCAGCCGGTCGGCACCGGCCCATTCGTCTTCATCGAGCAGGTTACCCAGCAATACGTCAAGCTCAGCGCAAACCCGACGTATTTCCGGGGCAAGCCGAAGATTGATACCATCATGCTGCGCGCGATTCCCTCCGACAGTGCTCGTGAGCTCGCCTTCGCGTCCGGCGAAATCGACCTGATGTACGCCAAACGAGAGCAGCGCTGGGTCGATGCCGCGCGGCGGCGTCCCGGTCTCAACGTCGAGATCTTCCGGCCGGGCGAATATCGCCTGCTCCACATCAATCAGAGCGTGCCGCCGCTCGACGATATCCGGGTGCGGCGCGCCATCGGCGCCGCGATCAACGTCGACGATCTCGTGCGGTATGTCGGCAAGGATGTCGGGCCCAAGGGGTGCTCGGTGGTGCCGCCTGGCTATCTCGGCGAAGATTGCACCGTCCGCTACGGCTTCGATCTGGCCAAGTCAAAAGCCCTGCTGGCCGAGGCGGGCCACAAGGAAGGAATCACGATAAAGGCGATCGTCTCGAACATCTCGGCCCAACAGCCGATCATGGAGATCATTCAGGCGCAACTCGCCAAGGCGGGGATCAAGCTCGACATGCAGGTCGTCGACCATGCGACCTACCAAAGCCAGACGCGCAAGGATCTCAGCGGCCTCGTCTTCTACGGCGCGGCGCGCTTCCCGATCGCCGATACCTATCTCAGCGAGTTCTTCCATTCTCGCGCCACGGTGGGCACGCCGACTGCCGCGACGAATTTCTCGCACTGCAAGGTGGCCGATTCCGAGATCGAGCGGGCGCGCACCGCGCCGGACGCAGAGGGCCAGAAGGCGCTCTGGAAGGAAGCGCAGCGCAAGATCATGGACGATGTTTGCGCAATTCCGCTGTTCGAATTGCGCCAGGTCTGGGCGCGCAGCGACAGGCTGGACCTCGG